One window of the Benincasa hispida cultivar B227 chromosome 3, ASM972705v1, whole genome shotgun sequence genome contains the following:
- the LOC120072595 gene encoding protein N-terminal and lysine N-methyltransferase EFM7 isoform X2, producing the protein MDIALFSPSSLFPDDDDESSIDAGTSDTLQSYEERKHQFPGMELVIREFSFHQLNANLLWPGTFAFAEWLVQNSSWIQGQRCIELGSGTGSLAIFLRKSFDLDITTSDYDDQEIEENIAYNCRVNGITPALPHVKHTWGENFPISDPDWDLVIASDILLYVKQYPNLIKTLSYLLKRKYNKTDSLSAIGSDGATMAQPMFLMSWRRRIGKEDELLFFTGCENAGLEVKHLGSRVYCIKSME; encoded by the exons ATGGACATAGCTCTGTTTTCGCCGTCGTCACTTTTCCCCGACGACGATGACGAATCTTCTATTG ATGCGGGGACTTCAGACACGCTGCAGAGCTATGAGGAAAGGAAGCATCAATTTCCTGGAATG GAGTTGGTTATTCGAGAGTTTTCATTTCATCAGCTGAATGCGAATTTGCTCTGGCCGGGGACCTTTGCATTTGCAGAATGGTTGGTTCAAAACTCATCTTGGATCCAAGGACAAAGATGTATTGAATTGGGAAG TGGCACTGGTTCATTGGCAATCTTTCTACGAAAATCATTTGATCTTGATATCACAACATCAGATTATGATGATCAGGAAATTGAAGAGAACATCGCCTATAATTGCAGGGTGAATGGAATCACACCTGCCCTTCCTCACGTTAAGC ATACATGGGGAGAGAACTTTCCAATTAGTGATCCTGACTGGGACCTTGTCATTGCCAGCGATATTTTACTGT ATGTGAAACAATATCCAAACTTGATAAAAACGCTATCATATCTTCTCAAGCGAAAATACAACAAAACAGATTCTCTGTCTGCCATTGGAAGTGATG GTGCAACCATGGCTCAGCCAATGTTTCTAATGAGCTGGAGGCGCAGAATTGGAAAGGAGGATGAATTGCTCTTCTTCACTGGGTGCGAAAATGCAGGCCTTGAAGTAAAACATTTGGGGTCCCGCGTCTATTGCATCAAATCAATGGAGTAA
- the LOC120072595 gene encoding protein N-terminal and lysine N-methyltransferase EFM7 isoform X1, with product MDIALFSPSSLFPDDDDESSIDAGTSDTLQSYEERKHQFPGMELVIREFSFHQLNANLLWPGTFAFAEWLVQNSSWIQGQRCIELGSGTGSLAIFLRKSFDLDITTSDYDDQEIEENIAYNCRVNGITPALPHVKHTWGENFPISDPDWDLVIASDILLYVKQYPNLIKTLSYLLKRKYNKTDSLSAIGSDEAAGATMAQPMFLMSWRRRIGKEDELLFFTGCENAGLEVKHLGSRVYCIKSME from the exons ATGGACATAGCTCTGTTTTCGCCGTCGTCACTTTTCCCCGACGACGATGACGAATCTTCTATTG ATGCGGGGACTTCAGACACGCTGCAGAGCTATGAGGAAAGGAAGCATCAATTTCCTGGAATG GAGTTGGTTATTCGAGAGTTTTCATTTCATCAGCTGAATGCGAATTTGCTCTGGCCGGGGACCTTTGCATTTGCAGAATGGTTGGTTCAAAACTCATCTTGGATCCAAGGACAAAGATGTATTGAATTGGGAAG TGGCACTGGTTCATTGGCAATCTTTCTACGAAAATCATTTGATCTTGATATCACAACATCAGATTATGATGATCAGGAAATTGAAGAGAACATCGCCTATAATTGCAGGGTGAATGGAATCACACCTGCCCTTCCTCACGTTAAGC ATACATGGGGAGAGAACTTTCCAATTAGTGATCCTGACTGGGACCTTGTCATTGCCAGCGATATTTTACTGT ATGTGAAACAATATCCAAACTTGATAAAAACGCTATCATATCTTCTCAAGCGAAAATACAACAAAACAGATTCTCTGTCTGCCATTGGAAGTGATG AGGCTGCAGGTGCAACCATGGCTCAGCCAATGTTTCTAATGAGCTGGAGGCGCAGAATTGGAAAGGAGGATGAATTGCTCTTCTTCACTGGGTGCGAAAATGCAGGCCTTGAAGTAAAACATTTGGGGTCCCGCGTCTATTGCATCAAATCAATGGAGTAA